A region from the Kribbella shirazensis genome encodes:
- the ngcE gene encoding N-acetylglucosamine/diacetylchitobiose ABC transporter substrate-binding protein translates to MTTPNNLPRRLFLQRAAVGTLLTAGGSTLLAACASGGSEDTSSNDGGGTKSDENPFGVKEDAPLDVVIFKGGYGDDYAKAHEALYSKKFPKAEISHKGITDITPQLQPRFNGGNPPDVIDNSGASELPMSTLASTGQLADLTALLDAPSVDDKAKKVKDTVEPIAIEAAQLSGKPLVLKYVLTVYALWYNKPLFEKNGWAPAKTWAEFLTLCEEIKKAGIAPLAHQGKHPYYIHQIVLDMAVKHGGQEVIKAIDSLEPNAWMHPSIKMAAEAVLELKGKGYIMQGTEGLDHIQSQTAWNQGKAAFIPSGSWLENEQKKVAPADFQTTAAYTPLLDGAKLPVDCTEIAAGENFIVPEKAKNKAGGLEYLRIMLSKEAAGKFTELTGSPTIVKGAGEGLKLSAGASSASALLKSGADNNWTAYFGSWYSTMSKPIESVVGELAAGRITADEYQKRVQKIADDTAKDPKTKKQTRS, encoded by the coding sequence ATGACCACTCCCAACAACCTCCCGCGGCGGCTGTTCCTGCAGCGCGCAGCGGTCGGCACCCTGCTGACCGCGGGCGGGAGCACGCTGCTGGCCGCGTGCGCCAGCGGCGGCAGCGAGGACACCAGCAGCAACGACGGGGGCGGGACCAAGTCCGACGAGAACCCGTTCGGCGTGAAGGAAGACGCGCCGCTGGACGTGGTGATCTTCAAGGGCGGGTACGGCGACGACTACGCCAAGGCGCACGAGGCGCTGTACAGCAAGAAGTTCCCGAAGGCCGAGATCAGCCACAAGGGCATCACCGACATCACGCCGCAGCTGCAGCCGCGGTTCAACGGCGGCAACCCGCCGGACGTGATCGACAACTCCGGTGCGTCGGAGCTGCCGATGTCGACGCTGGCCAGCACCGGGCAGCTGGCCGACCTCACGGCCTTGCTGGACGCGCCGTCGGTCGACGACAAGGCCAAGAAGGTCAAGGACACCGTCGAGCCGATCGCGATCGAGGCGGCCCAGCTGAGCGGCAAGCCGCTCGTGCTCAAGTACGTGCTGACCGTCTACGCGCTGTGGTACAACAAGCCGCTGTTCGAGAAGAACGGCTGGGCGCCGGCGAAGACCTGGGCCGAGTTCCTGACGCTGTGCGAGGAGATCAAGAAGGCCGGCATCGCGCCGCTCGCGCACCAGGGCAAGCACCCGTACTACATCCACCAGATCGTGCTGGACATGGCCGTCAAGCACGGTGGCCAGGAGGTCATCAAGGCGATCGACTCGCTGGAGCCGAACGCCTGGATGCACCCGTCCATCAAGATGGCCGCCGAGGCGGTGCTCGAGCTCAAGGGCAAGGGCTACATCATGCAGGGCACCGAGGGCCTCGACCACATCCAGTCGCAGACGGCGTGGAACCAGGGCAAGGCGGCGTTCATCCCGTCCGGTTCCTGGCTGGAGAACGAGCAGAAGAAGGTCGCCCCGGCCGACTTCCAGACCACCGCGGCGTACACCCCGCTGCTGGACGGCGCGAAGCTGCCCGTGGACTGCACCGAGATCGCGGCCGGTGAGAACTTCATCGTCCCGGAGAAGGCGAAGAACAAGGCCGGTGGCCTGGAGTACCTGCGGATCATGCTGTCGAAGGAGGCGGCCGGCAAGTTCACCGAGCTGACCGGTTCCCCGACCATCGTCAAGGGTGCCGGCGAGGGCCTGAAGCTGAGCGCGGGCGCGTCCTCGGCGAGCGCGCTGCTGAAGTCCGGCGCCGACAACAACTGGACGGCGTACTTCGGCTCCTGGTACTCCACCATGTCGAAGCCGATCGAGAGTGTCGTCGGTGAGCTGGCCGCCGGCCGGATCACCGCGGACGAGTACCAGAAGCGGGTGCAGAAGATCGCGGACGACACGGCGAAGGACCCGAAGACCAAGAAGCAGACCCGCAGCTGA
- a CDS encoding sugar isomerase domain-containing protein has protein sequence MASDNTGEHGTGAQGVSAQAYVQTLMPILAAVTTQIDGPIQQAADLMTTSLRANGVIQAFGSGHSEALAMEIAGRAGGLIATNRIALRDLVLLGGEPPELLRSAELERDPAYSRKLYELSAAREGDLFVIASNSGVNGSIVELANVVKEKGHPLIAITSLQHTGGMESRHPSGKKLIDFADVVLDNQAPYGDSVLDLPGDAGKVCAVSSITAALIAQLLVAEVLRRMTDAGETPPVYLSANIPGGDEHNHALEARYAGRIRRTA, from the coding sequence ATGGCCAGCGATAACACGGGGGAGCACGGCACTGGCGCGCAGGGCGTGAGCGCGCAGGCTTATGTTCAAACGCTGATGCCGATCCTGGCCGCCGTCACCACGCAGATCGACGGGCCGATCCAGCAGGCCGCCGACCTGATGACCACCTCGCTGCGGGCGAACGGCGTGATCCAGGCCTTCGGCTCCGGGCACTCCGAGGCACTCGCGATGGAGATCGCCGGCCGGGCGGGCGGCCTGATCGCGACCAACCGGATCGCGTTGCGCGACCTGGTGCTGCTCGGCGGTGAGCCGCCGGAGTTGCTGCGCAGCGCGGAGCTCGAGCGCGACCCGGCGTACTCCCGCAAGCTCTACGAACTGTCCGCGGCCCGCGAGGGCGACCTGTTCGTCATCGCCTCCAACTCCGGTGTGAACGGCTCGATCGTCGAGCTCGCGAACGTCGTCAAGGAGAAGGGCCACCCGCTGATCGCGATCACGTCGCTGCAGCACACCGGTGGAATGGAGTCCCGGCACCCGTCAGGCAAGAAGCTGATCGACTTCGCGGACGTGGTGCTCGACAACCAGGCGCCGTACGGCGACTCGGTGCTCGACCTGCCCGGCGATGCGGGCAAGGTGTGCGCGGTGTCGTCCATCACCGCCGCGCTGATCGCCCAGCTGCTGGTCGCCGAGGTGCTGCGCCGGATGACCGATGCCGGCGAGACGCCTCCCGTGTACCTGTCGGCGAACATCCCCGGCGGTGACGAGCACAACCACGCCCTTGAAGCACGGTACGCCGGCCGCATCCGGCGTACTGCCTGA
- a CDS encoding N-acetylglucosamine kinase, whose product MSVERPLPDADDAPVDQVVRTPAGPLVLGGDLGGTSTRIVVADSEGNVIGRGAAAGGNPTSHPASAAANFGQALHTALSGLDPAAVQAGVVGMAGGVALARPDVAAQFEAAWTGAGLTVPPDYIGDLEVAFASGTPEPDGTVLIAGTGSNAGLVRNHQLLRTAGGHGWLLGDDGSGFWLGREAVRCVLQSLDLREPLGLLEQAVVQTILPDRDEHAAAQREGYDALRDDLVRTVNSRPPVLLAELAPAVIAAYAQEDEHARALVKRAAELLTETVARLKTTSDKGPMVLAGSVAGESSPVGQLIRQHFAGEVLTARDGVGGATWLALAALDPTLATTKNHTRLVER is encoded by the coding sequence ATGTCGGTCGAACGCCCGCTTCCGGACGCTGACGACGCACCTGTCGACCAAGTGGTCCGCACACCTGCCGGCCCACTGGTCCTCGGCGGTGACCTGGGCGGCACCTCCACCCGGATCGTGGTCGCGGACTCCGAGGGCAACGTAATCGGTCGCGGCGCTGCCGCGGGCGGAAATCCGACGAGTCATCCCGCAAGTGCCGCGGCCAACTTCGGGCAGGCGCTTCACACCGCACTGTCCGGGCTCGATCCGGCCGCCGTGCAGGCGGGCGTCGTCGGGATGGCCGGCGGCGTCGCGCTCGCCCGGCCGGACGTCGCCGCCCAGTTCGAGGCCGCGTGGACCGGCGCCGGACTCACCGTTCCACCGGACTACATCGGCGATCTCGAGGTCGCATTCGCCTCAGGTACGCCGGAACCGGACGGAACCGTGCTGATCGCGGGCACCGGGAGCAACGCCGGCCTGGTGCGCAACCACCAACTGCTACGCACCGCGGGCGGGCACGGCTGGCTGCTCGGCGACGACGGATCAGGCTTCTGGCTCGGCCGGGAGGCGGTCCGTTGCGTGCTGCAGTCGCTGGACCTCCGGGAGCCGCTGGGGCTGCTCGAGCAGGCCGTCGTACAGACGATCCTGCCCGACCGGGACGAACACGCTGCTGCACAACGTGAAGGCTACGACGCGCTGCGTGACGATCTGGTGCGGACGGTGAACAGTCGGCCGCCGGTGCTCCTCGCAGAACTGGCGCCGGCGGTCATCGCGGCGTACGCACAGGAGGACGAACACGCACGGGCGCTGGTGAAACGCGCAGCCGAGTTGCTCACAGAAACAGTCGCCCGGCTGAAGACAACGTCGGACAAGGGCCCGATGGTGCTCGCCGGCAGTGTCGCCGGTGAATCCTCACCGGTAGGACAGCTGATCCGGCAACACTTTGCCGGCGAAGTCCTGACCGCCCGCGACGGCGTCGGCGGCGCCACCTGGCTCGCCCTGGCCGCCCTCGACCCCACCCTCGCCACCACCAAAAACCACACCCGCCTGGTCGAACGCTGA
- a CDS encoding YciI family protein translates to MKYLLLIHSNPITWGHPSFLHTEEGRALPKKARNALAAQLDTLLNELEANGELINAVPLDPPSKTRVVRVREGIRATTDGPYSEAKEQLAGVFLIDVATPERAEEVAATIPEAEFHAVEVRPVSVFD, encoded by the coding sequence ATGAAGTACCTGCTGCTCATCCACAGCAACCCGATCACCTGGGGCCACCCGTCGTTCCTGCACACCGAGGAAGGCCGGGCCCTGCCGAAGAAGGCCCGCAACGCGCTCGCCGCCCAACTCGACACCCTGCTGAACGAACTCGAGGCCAACGGCGAGCTGATCAACGCGGTCCCCCTGGATCCGCCGTCGAAGACCCGCGTCGTCCGGGTCCGCGAAGGCATCCGCGCCACGACGGACGGACCGTACTCCGAAGCCAAGGAACAACTCGCCGGCGTCTTCCTCATCGACGTCGCCACCCCCGAACGCGCCGAAGAAGTCGCCGCCACCATCCCCGAAGCAGAGTTCCACGCCGTCGAGGTCCGCCCGGTCTCGGTGTTCGACTGA
- a CDS encoding alpha/beta fold hydrolase, which yields MDEIDFRLADGRVVHGYDSAPGDDARLAVVWHHGTPNLGTPPAPLFEAGERLGIRWIAFDRPGYGGSTPAPGRTMASTAADLTAVLDTLGIGTCALMGYSGGGSYALGAAAVLGDRVEAVATFAAIAPYDAEGLDWYDGMIASGRASLRAAAAGRAAKVRHESSGTEYDPEFTESDIAMFDGPWGWLGSVAGDQSMPNGPDGLIDDDCSYTLSWGCDPAAITAPTLLAHGTADGIIPCAHAAWLAARIPSATLDIHQDLSHISILGQAEPALEWIREQTG from the coding sequence ATGGACGAGATCGACTTCCGGCTGGCCGACGGCCGTGTGGTGCACGGGTACGACAGCGCGCCCGGTGACGACGCCCGGCTCGCGGTGGTCTGGCACCACGGCACGCCGAACCTGGGCACGCCACCCGCTCCGCTGTTCGAGGCGGGCGAGCGGCTCGGCATCCGGTGGATCGCGTTCGACCGGCCTGGGTACGGCGGCTCGACGCCGGCGCCCGGTCGCACGATGGCCTCGACCGCGGCCGACCTGACCGCGGTCCTGGACACGCTCGGGATCGGCACGTGCGCGCTGATGGGCTACTCCGGCGGCGGTTCGTACGCGCTCGGCGCGGCCGCGGTCCTCGGCGACCGGGTGGAGGCGGTCGCGACGTTCGCCGCCATCGCGCCGTACGACGCCGAAGGCCTCGACTGGTACGACGGCATGATCGCCTCCGGACGCGCCTCGCTCCGGGCGGCGGCGGCCGGACGCGCCGCGAAAGTGCGGCACGAGAGTTCCGGTACGGAGTACGACCCGGAGTTCACCGAGTCCGACATCGCCATGTTCGACGGGCCCTGGGGCTGGCTCGGATCGGTCGCCGGTGACCAGTCGATGCCCAACGGGCCCGACGGCCTGATCGACGACGACTGTTCCTACACGCTGAGCTGGGGCTGCGATCCGGCCGCGATCACCGCGCCGACCTTGCTTGCCCACGGCACGGCCGACGGCATCATCCCCTGCGCCCACGCCGCATGGCTGGCCGCCCGCATCCCCTCCGCCACCCTGGACATCCACCAGGACCTCAGCCACATCTCGATCCTGGGCCAGGCCGAGCCCGCGCTCGAATGGATCCGGGAGCAAACTGGCTGA
- a CDS encoding protein kinase domain-containing protein, with the protein MLLAERYRTTEILGHGGMGEVYRGCDELLGRPVAVKLLRPDLSDPFAAARFRREARAAAMVKDPHVVSVYDFGHSNGEYFLVMELMEGRSVAHELALHGPLDPDRALGIVRQVAAGLAAAHRHDIVHRDIKPDNLLVDVDGSVKIADFGIARSPTDQTITSSGPILGTSHYLAPERALGHPATAASDVYALGCVLYQLLTGHPPFQGDDPTTVLSQHVEAAPVIPDELPAGVAHLLRRMLSKDPSDRPGPVEVSAWTIDTASEVPTAELAVPRPRRNWRSVFAVLAAVIVTGSVVTAGVLADERTDEPVAPPNIVPSQPVQQVRPSARPTTVPTVPTVTITKSAPATRKSRTTGPTASSSTSARPTTTTTPERPGKGTTKSKKPGKG; encoded by the coding sequence GTGCTGCTTGCGGAGCGCTATCGCACGACGGAGATCCTCGGTCACGGTGGGATGGGCGAGGTCTACCGCGGCTGCGACGAACTCCTCGGCCGCCCGGTCGCGGTCAAGCTGCTGCGCCCGGACCTGAGCGATCCCTTCGCCGCGGCACGGTTCCGGCGCGAGGCGCGGGCCGCGGCGATGGTGAAGGACCCGCACGTGGTCTCGGTCTACGACTTCGGCCACTCCAACGGCGAGTACTTCCTGGTCATGGAGTTGATGGAGGGTCGCAGCGTCGCGCACGAGCTGGCGTTGCACGGACCGCTCGACCCCGACCGCGCGCTCGGCATCGTCCGGCAGGTCGCCGCCGGCCTGGCGGCGGCACACCGGCACGACATCGTGCACCGCGACATCAAGCCGGACAACCTGCTGGTCGATGTCGACGGGTCGGTCAAGATCGCGGACTTCGGAATCGCACGCTCGCCGACGGACCAGACCATCACCTCGTCCGGCCCGATCCTCGGCACCAGTCACTACCTCGCCCCCGAACGCGCCCTCGGGCACCCGGCCACCGCGGCCTCCGACGTGTACGCACTCGGCTGCGTGCTGTACCAACTGCTCACCGGGCATCCGCCGTTCCAAGGCGACGACCCGACCACCGTCCTGTCCCAGCACGTCGAGGCCGCGCCGGTCATCCCCGACGAGCTACCGGCAGGCGTCGCGCACCTGCTGCGCCGCATGCTGTCCAAGGATCCAAGCGACCGCCCGGGCCCCGTGGAGGTCTCGGCCTGGACGATCGACACGGCGTCCGAGGTGCCGACGGCCGAGCTCGCCGTACCCCGGCCGCGCCGCAACTGGCGCAGCGTGTTCGCCGTACTCGCCGCTGTGATCGTCACCGGATCCGTCGTGACGGCCGGCGTGCTCGCCGACGAGCGGACCGACGAGCCGGTGGCGCCGCCGAACATCGTCCCGTCGCAGCCGGTGCAGCAGGTCCGCCCGTCGGCGCGACCGACGACCGTCCCGACCGTCCCGACCGTCACGATCACCAAGTCCGCGCCCGCGACCCGGAAGAGCCGGACGACCGGCCCGACAGCATCGTCGAGTACGTCGGCGCGGCCGACGACGACCACCACCCCCGAACGGCCCGGCAAGGGCACCACGAAGTCCAAGAAGCCGGGGAAGGGCTGA
- a CDS encoding ArsR/SmtB family transcription factor has protein sequence MSLEKDPRRARLLNDPLAIRAMAHPVRLDLQSLLGREGPMTAADAARRLGISQALASHHLRQLAKYDFVEPAPGKDNRERPWRLVSTSHSWAEASTTPEGAAAADVLEQLVAERALEALGRWQEQRRTEEPAWRDHAGIGQSGFYLTADELAELVTQVDALLQRWVDERPIDDQSTRPAGSRHVSFTQIVTISPEAE, from the coding sequence ATGTCTTTGGAAAAGGATCCGCGGCGAGCGCGCCTGCTGAACGACCCGTTGGCCATCCGGGCGATGGCGCACCCGGTGCGGCTCGACCTGCAGTCGCTGCTCGGCCGGGAGGGGCCGATGACCGCTGCCGACGCGGCCCGGCGACTGGGGATCAGCCAGGCGCTGGCGTCGCACCACCTGCGGCAGCTGGCGAAGTACGACTTCGTCGAACCGGCGCCCGGCAAGGACAACCGGGAGCGGCCGTGGCGGCTGGTGTCGACCTCGCATTCGTGGGCCGAGGCCTCCACGACACCGGAAGGCGCCGCGGCGGCGGACGTACTCGAGCAGCTGGTCGCCGAGCGGGCCCTCGAAGCACTCGGTCGTTGGCAGGAGCAACGACGTACCGAAGAGCCGGCCTGGCGGGACCACGCGGGCATCGGGCAGAGCGGCTTCTACCTGACCGCCGACGAGCTCGCCGAGCTCGTCACACAGGTCGACGCGCTGCTGCAGCGCTGGGTCGACGAGCGGCCGATCGACGACCAATCCACCCGGCCGGCGGGCAGCCGGCACGTCTCGTTCACCCAGATCGTCACGATCTCTCCTGAAGCGGAGTAG
- a CDS encoding MFS transporter, whose amino-acid sequence MKDLWGVLARQRDYRLMLSAGLISLIGDWLLRTGLAFQVYVLTGSTLASGGLLLASFLPGVLLGSLAGVFVDRWDQRTTMIVTNVLNAVVLLPLIAVHDASTIWIVYGVVLAQSCLQQFFTPAEQSLLPLLVNSDQLVTANALNSQIRDLARLIGAALGGVLAAAGGLTLLAVGDAVTFLVAVALVTAMRHRQARPGRVKESAGGAIRRLKQEWTEGLRLCVAGPAMRLFFVFCLVTGVGEGIMSTLFAPFISAEVGGDGRAYGLIVSSQAVGGIVGGLVAAAIGSRWPAAKLWGFGAFAFGLIDTALFLYPLVSDSVIPAYVCMIVVGLPGALTVAGMMTVFQNLTVDGTRGRIYGAVGAAESVAILIGITSAGFLGDAVGIIPILVIQGLGYVVGGLVVLTRRRVLEPRPEPAPPVLV is encoded by the coding sequence ATGAAGGACTTGTGGGGCGTCCTCGCACGGCAACGTGACTATCGCCTGATGCTCAGCGCCGGGCTCATCTCGCTCATCGGCGACTGGCTGCTGCGCACCGGGCTCGCGTTCCAGGTGTACGTACTGACCGGCTCGACGCTGGCCTCCGGCGGGCTGCTGCTGGCGTCGTTCCTCCCCGGCGTACTGCTCGGCTCCCTGGCCGGCGTCTTCGTCGACCGGTGGGACCAGCGGACCACGATGATCGTGACCAACGTGCTGAACGCGGTGGTCCTGCTGCCGCTGATCGCCGTCCACGACGCGAGCACGATCTGGATCGTGTACGGCGTGGTGCTCGCGCAGAGCTGTCTGCAGCAGTTCTTCACGCCCGCCGAGCAATCGCTCCTCCCGCTGCTGGTGAACTCCGACCAACTGGTGACGGCCAACGCGCTGAACAGTCAGATCCGCGACCTCGCGCGGCTGATCGGTGCCGCGCTCGGCGGCGTACTCGCGGCCGCCGGCGGACTCACACTGCTCGCCGTCGGGGACGCCGTGACGTTCCTGGTCGCGGTCGCGCTGGTCACCGCGATGCGGCATCGGCAGGCGCGCCCCGGCCGTGTCAAGGAATCCGCCGGCGGCGCGATCAGGCGGCTGAAGCAGGAGTGGACCGAGGGACTGCGGCTGTGCGTCGCCGGTCCGGCGATGCGGCTGTTCTTCGTGTTCTGCCTGGTCACCGGGGTCGGCGAAGGGATCATGAGCACACTGTTCGCGCCGTTCATCAGTGCCGAGGTCGGCGGCGACGGCCGCGCGTACGGTCTGATCGTCTCGTCCCAAGCGGTCGGCGGCATCGTCGGCGGCCTGGTCGCCGCCGCCATCGGCTCCCGCTGGCCGGCCGCGAAACTGTGGGGTTTCGGAGCGTTCGCCTTCGGCTTGATCGACACCGCGCTGTTCCTCTACCCGTTGGTGTCGGACAGCGTGATCCCGGCCTACGTCTGCATGATCGTCGTCGGGCTGCCCGGTGCGCTGACCGTCGCCGGCATGATGACCGTCTTCCAGAACCTGACCGTCGACGGCACCCGCGGCCGCATCTACGGCGCGGTCGGCGCCGCCGAGAGCGTCGCGATCCTGATCGGCATCACCTCGGCCGGCTTCCTCGGCGACGCCGTCGGCATCATCCCGATCCTGGTGATCCAGGGCCTCGGGTACGTCGTGGGTGGGCTGGTCGTCCTCACTCGGCGGCGGGTGCTGGAACCTCGGCCGGAGCCTGCTCCTCCGGTGCTGGTTTGA
- a CDS encoding hemolysin family protein, which produces MNETLLNIVLILIFVLIGGVFAAAEMALVSLRESQLKALSHRGKRGETVAKVAANPNRFLSAVQVGVTLMGFLSAAFGGATLADSLSPHLQKLGLPESVAGTAALVLITILISYVSIVLGELAAKRLALQRAEGFALALAPLVDRLASAARPVIWLLSKSTDLVVRALGGDPNANREVMTDEELRDLVSAHESLGEEERKIVDDVFEAGSRQLRELMLPRTEVDFVDAEMPAYKAVKFAAERPHSRYPVMNGSADDIVGFVHVRDLFDPAVSTRSVRVGDLAREVLMLPDTAKLLPTLTEMRRRSTHLAIVLDEYGGTAGIVTLEDLVEELIGDIKDEYDEEAAETTRLRSGDIEVDGLLNLDDFADATTIELPDGPYETVGGFLAARLGKVPSTGDEVMLDAHTLTVTEMDGRRVARVRLHRIKPAPEEQAPAEVPAPAAE; this is translated from the coding sequence ATGAACGAAACCCTGCTCAACATCGTTCTGATTCTGATCTTCGTGCTGATCGGCGGGGTCTTCGCCGCGGCCGAGATGGCCCTGGTCTCACTGCGCGAGAGCCAGCTGAAGGCCCTGTCGCACCGCGGCAAGCGCGGCGAGACCGTCGCCAAGGTGGCCGCCAACCCGAACCGTTTCCTGTCCGCCGTCCAGGTCGGTGTGACCCTGATGGGCTTTCTGTCCGCCGCCTTCGGTGGCGCGACACTCGCCGACAGCCTCTCGCCGCACCTGCAGAAACTCGGGCTCCCTGAGTCGGTGGCCGGCACGGCCGCGCTGGTGCTGATCACGATCCTGATCTCGTACGTCTCGATCGTGCTCGGCGAGCTGGCCGCGAAGCGTCTGGCGCTCCAGCGGGCGGAGGGCTTCGCGCTCGCGCTCGCGCCGCTGGTGGACCGGCTCGCGTCCGCCGCCCGCCCGGTGATCTGGCTGCTGTCGAAGTCGACCGACCTGGTGGTCCGCGCGCTCGGCGGTGACCCGAACGCGAACCGTGAGGTGATGACCGACGAGGAGCTGCGGGACCTGGTCTCGGCGCACGAGTCGCTCGGCGAGGAGGAGCGCAAGATCGTCGACGACGTCTTCGAGGCCGGCAGCCGCCAGCTCCGGGAGCTGATGCTGCCGCGCACCGAGGTGGACTTCGTCGACGCCGAGATGCCGGCGTACAAGGCGGTCAAGTTCGCCGCCGAGCGGCCGCATTCGCGGTACCCGGTGATGAACGGCTCGGCCGACGACATCGTCGGTTTCGTCCATGTCCGGGACCTGTTCGACCCGGCTGTCTCGACCCGCTCGGTGCGAGTCGGCGACCTCGCGCGCGAGGTGCTGATGCTGCCGGACACCGCGAAGCTGCTGCCGACACTGACCGAGATGCGCCGCCGCAGTACCCACCTGGCGATCGTCCTCGACGAGTACGGCGGTACCGCGGGCATCGTCACGCTCGAGGACCTGGTCGAGGAGCTGATCGGCGACATCAAGGACGAGTACGACGAGGAGGCGGCCGAGACCACCCGCCTGCGCAGCGGCGACATCGAGGTGGATGGGCTGCTGAACCTGGACGACTTCGCCGACGCGACCACGATCGAGCTGCCCGACGGGCCCTACGAGACCGTCGGCGGATTCCTCGCCGCACGTCTCGGGAAGGTCCCGTCGACGGGCGACGAGGTCATGCTCGACGCCCACACCTTGACCGTCACCGAGATGGACGGCCGCCGGGTCGCCCGGGTCCGCCTGCACCGGATCAAACCAGCACCGGAGGAGCAGGCTCCGGCCGAGGTTCCAGCACCCGCCGCCGAGTGA
- the galT gene encoding galactose-1-phosphate uridylyltransferase, translating into MNTPRGARRTDTKLSDGRELIYYDPADEPSRVPLEDTRGLPAPQPQIELRTDPLTGDVISYATHRNTRTYLPPADQCPLCPSKPGNPTEIPDHDYNVAVFENRFPSFAGPGRTEVVCFTSDHNGSFTGLSQGQARLVVDTWADRTAELSARDDVELVFPFENRGREIGVTLSHPHGQLYAYPFVPSRMRTLLAQARKHQEIAGSNLFADVLAAERKEGTRVIGENSTWTAFVPEAARWPVEVHLYPHRQVAGIDELTRDERDDFAELYLDVLQRLDGLYGEPLPYIAAWHQAPVRIDRELGYLHLEVLSIKRAADKIKYLAGSESGMGAFISDTRPEDVAETLRKVGQ; encoded by the coding sequence ATGAACACACCCCGCGGTGCACGCCGTACCGACACCAAACTGTCGGACGGCCGCGAGCTGATCTACTACGACCCGGCCGACGAGCCGTCCCGGGTACCGCTCGAGGACACCCGCGGCCTGCCGGCCCCCCAGCCGCAGATCGAGCTCCGGACCGACCCGCTCACCGGTGACGTCATCTCCTACGCCACGCACCGCAACACCCGGACCTACCTGCCGCCGGCCGACCAGTGCCCGCTGTGCCCGAGCAAGCCCGGCAACCCGACCGAGATTCCCGACCACGACTACAACGTCGCCGTCTTCGAGAACCGGTTCCCCTCCTTCGCCGGCCCCGGCCGGACCGAGGTGGTGTGCTTCACCAGCGACCACAACGGCTCGTTCACCGGCCTGTCGCAGGGCCAGGCCCGCCTCGTCGTCGACACCTGGGCCGACCGGACCGCCGAGCTGAGCGCCCGCGACGACGTCGAACTGGTCTTCCCGTTCGAGAACCGCGGCCGCGAGATCGGCGTCACGCTCAGCCACCCGCACGGACAGCTCTACGCGTACCCCTTCGTCCCCTCGCGGATGCGCACCCTGCTGGCGCAGGCCCGCAAGCACCAGGAGATTGCCGGCAGCAACCTGTTCGCCGACGTCCTGGCCGCCGAGCGCAAGGAAGGCACCCGGGTCATCGGTGAGAACAGCACCTGGACCGCGTTCGTCCCGGAGGCCGCCCGCTGGCCGGTCGAGGTGCACCTGTACCCGCACCGCCAGGTCGCGGGCATCGACGAGCTGACCAGGGACGAGCGCGACGACTTCGCCGAGCTGTACCTCGACGTCCTGCAGCGCCTCGACGGTCTGTACGGCGAACCGCTGCCGTACATCGCCGCCTGGCACCAGGCCCCGGTCCGCATCGATCGCGAGCTCGGCTACCTGCACCTGGAGGTGTTGTCGATCAAGCGGGCCGCGGACAAGATCAAGTACCTGGCCGGCTCGGAGTCCGGTATGGGCGCGTTCATCAGCGACACCCGGCCCGAGGATGTGGCCGAAACCCTGCGGAAGGTGGGCCAGTGA